One genomic window of Corallococcus silvisoli includes the following:
- a CDS encoding DUF423 domain-containing protein, giving the protein MMRWWLVVGAVNAFLSVAAGAFGAHALKARLSQDLQVIFETGARYHMYHALALVAVGLLGAVRPSALLSSAGWAMLAGIVLFSGSLYALALSGVRVLGAITPLGGLGFLAGWVLFAVAAWRTAP; this is encoded by the coding sequence ATGATGCGGTGGTGGCTCGTGGTGGGCGCGGTGAACGCTTTCCTGTCCGTGGCGGCGGGCGCCTTCGGGGCGCATGCCCTGAAGGCCCGGCTCTCCCAGGACCTGCAGGTCATCTTTGAAACCGGGGCGCGCTACCACATGTACCACGCGCTCGCGCTGGTGGCGGTGGGGCTGCTGGGCGCGGTGCGTCCCTCGGCGCTGCTGTCCTCCGCCGGGTGGGCGATGCTCGCGGGCATCGTCCTGTTCTCCGGCAGCCTCTACGCGCTCGCCCTCTCCGGGGTGCGCGTGCTGGGCGCCATCACGCCGCTGGGCGGCCTGGGCTTCCTGGCCGGCTGGGTGCTCTTCGCCGTGGCCGCGTGGCGCACCGCCCCGTGA
- a CDS encoding glycosyltransferase 87 family protein, whose protein sequence is MSEPTPPAPFRFRPGPPHWLALAVSVLPLALYAFSSREGDLPLYFNTARAFLDGAVPNRDFRFEYPPYALLWFVPATWVGGDVRGFILAFGLQLTLFDALIKWLLLSEGARRWGTGWRAWAPFAAYSVVSWIQSLHYLKRYDLLPAALTLFALVALMRRREGWAGVALAVGAVTKLYPAVLVPLALAVCWRRGAKPTRALVAGLAAGVLPLVPLSFVWPWWKFASFHVERGLQVESLSAGLLWAAHLLGFAHAQWVHAPAAYELQGPDAEAVRAVTRQLWVAGSLLAAAVSVRGAWRRPPVHMEDLARLAGVPLVAFVILNPVLSPQYLIWLTGAAALALLSGSVGPAAALLVAAAITRGIFAGSTYRTGIQPSFTLLLLARNAMVLGAGIAWAREAWRLGWPGVEALPEAKDAPSPTLSGG, encoded by the coding sequence GTGTCCGAACCGACTCCGCCCGCGCCCTTCCGCTTCCGGCCCGGGCCCCCGCACTGGCTCGCGCTCGCCGTGAGCGTGTTGCCGCTCGCGCTCTATGCGTTCTCCTCGCGCGAGGGCGACCTGCCGCTGTACTTCAACACGGCCCGGGCGTTCCTGGACGGCGCGGTCCCCAACCGCGACTTCCGCTTCGAGTACCCGCCCTACGCGCTCCTGTGGTTCGTGCCGGCGACCTGGGTGGGCGGCGACGTGCGCGGCTTCATCCTCGCCTTCGGCCTCCAGCTCACGCTGTTCGACGCGCTCATCAAGTGGCTGCTCCTGTCCGAGGGCGCGCGCAGGTGGGGGACCGGGTGGCGCGCGTGGGCGCCGTTCGCGGCGTACTCGGTCGTGAGCTGGATCCAGAGCCTGCACTACCTCAAGCGCTACGACCTCCTCCCGGCGGCGCTCACCCTGTTCGCGCTGGTGGCCCTGATGCGCCGCCGCGAGGGCTGGGCCGGCGTGGCGCTCGCGGTGGGGGCCGTCACCAAGCTGTACCCGGCGGTGCTCGTGCCGCTCGCCCTGGCCGTGTGCTGGCGGCGGGGCGCGAAGCCCACGCGCGCGCTGGTCGCGGGGCTGGCCGCGGGCGTGTTGCCCCTGGTGCCGCTGAGCTTCGTGTGGCCGTGGTGGAAGTTCGCGTCCTTCCACGTCGAGCGGGGCCTCCAGGTGGAGTCGCTGAGCGCGGGCCTGCTGTGGGCCGCGCACCTGCTGGGGTTCGCCCACGCGCAGTGGGTCCACGCGCCCGCCGCCTATGAGCTCCAGGGGCCGGATGCCGAGGCGGTTCGCGCCGTCACGCGCCAGCTGTGGGTGGCGGGCTCGCTGCTGGCCGCGGCGGTGTCCGTGCGTGGCGCGTGGCGCAGGCCCCCCGTGCACATGGAGGACCTGGCCCGGCTGGCCGGGGTCCCGCTCGTGGCCTTCGTCATCCTCAATCCGGTGCTGAGCCCGCAGTACCTCATCTGGCTCACCGGGGCCGCCGCGCTCGCGCTGCTGTCGGGCTCGGTGGGGCCGGCCGCCGCGCTGCTGGTGGCCGCCGCCATCACCCGGGGCATCTTCGCGGGGAGCACGTACCGGACGGGAATCCAGCCGTCGTTCACGCTGCTGCTCCTCGCCCGGAACGCGATGGTGCTGGGCGCGGGAATCGCCTGGGCCCGCGAGGCCTGGCGGCTGGGATGGCCCGGTGTCGAGGCGCTCCCCGAGGCGAAGGACGCTCCCTCGCCGACCCTCTCGGGCGGCTAG